The following proteins are co-located in the Bacillus pumilus genome:
- a CDS encoding DUF2577 family protein encodes MRFSEAIKRLAVNAVDAASPIDLVIGEVTAVSPLNIRLNENHKLIIPEELLIWPKRLNKGEDDELKAGDSIMVLAMAGGQSFYIIDKL; translated from the coding sequence GTGAGATTCAGTGAAGCGATTAAACGATTAGCAGTTAATGCCGTAGACGCTGCCTCTCCAATTGATCTTGTCATTGGTGAAGTCACGGCGGTTTCACCACTTAATATCCGATTAAATGAAAATCATAAGCTGATCATTCCAGAAGAATTGCTTATTTGGCCGAAGCGCTTAAATAAGGGTGAGGATGATGAACTAAAAGCGGGAGACAGTATTATGGTGCTCGCAATGGCAGGAGGGCAGTCCTTCTACATCATCGACAAATTGTAA
- a CDS encoding baseplate J/gp47 family protein, protein MFEEQTYEALMERMLDRLPDDVDKRENSVIWNALAPAAAELAQSYIWLDQVFELVFADTAQGEFLDRRAAEVGIERKPATRAVWSASIQPENINIPAGSRFFIEDVYFQVSKDGTLECETSGTAGNGQLTGQPLLSLDTIPGLESMIMKELVIPGQEEEDDASLYDRYLIRARREAVSANRAHYKKWAEEVTGVGRAKVFPLWNGEGTVKIVITDANLDVASDLLVKRVQEYIDPLPGEGEGQAPIGSKATVESAKWLDIDIEVAVELQMDWTLEGAQKEIEEKVKSLLKSIAFEKSTIRMSALNDILYHSESVSDYANVLLNGESKNLVLQDIEIPRLRQVKVIEQTG, encoded by the coding sequence ATGTTTGAGGAACAAACGTATGAAGCATTGATGGAAAGAATGCTAGACAGACTGCCAGATGACGTGGATAAAAGAGAAAACAGCGTGATTTGGAATGCCTTGGCACCTGCTGCTGCTGAACTGGCACAGTCCTATATTTGGCTTGATCAAGTATTCGAGCTTGTCTTTGCTGATACAGCGCAGGGAGAATTTTTAGATCGACGGGCTGCTGAAGTAGGGATTGAAAGAAAGCCAGCCACTAGAGCAGTTTGGTCAGCATCCATTCAGCCAGAGAACATCAACATCCCAGCTGGCTCACGTTTTTTTATTGAAGATGTTTATTTCCAAGTTTCGAAGGATGGCACGCTGGAATGCGAGACATCTGGTACAGCCGGAAATGGCCAATTAACAGGTCAGCCGCTGCTATCCCTTGATACGATTCCAGGACTTGAATCAATGATCATGAAAGAACTGGTGATACCAGGACAAGAGGAAGAAGATGACGCTTCTTTATATGATCGATACTTAATACGCGCAAGGCGAGAGGCTGTCAGTGCTAACAGAGCGCATTATAAAAAATGGGCCGAGGAAGTGACCGGTGTTGGCAGAGCGAAAGTGTTCCCGCTTTGGAATGGAGAAGGAACGGTCAAAATTGTCATCACAGACGCCAATTTAGATGTAGCATCAGATCTCCTTGTCAAAAGGGTACAAGAGTATATCGATCCATTGCCAGGAGAAGGAGAAGGGCAAGCTCCTATTGGTTCAAAAGCAACTGTTGAAAGCGCCAAGTGGCTGGATATCGACATAGAAGTGGCAGTCGAACTTCAAATGGACTGGACCCTTGAAGGAGCGCAAAAAGAAATAGAAGAAAAGGTTAAATCGCTATTAAAATCAATCGCATTTGAAAAGAGTACCATTCGAATGTCCGCATTAAACGATATTCTGTACCATTCAGAAAGCGTGTCAGATTATGCAAACGTCTTACTGAACGGTGAGTCGAAAAACCTAGTATTACAGGACATTGAGATACCGCGTCTTAGGCAGGTGAAGGTTATTGAGCAAACAGGATGA
- a CDS encoding DUF2634 domain-containing protein produces MALSPEEEIEETEEDEEVETSKTYRLDFEHGRLTNETISGIEAIRQFIYMTLRTKRYAHPIYSHDIGTEIQELLTDTEATDEYKEMEIPRLLEEALIVDERIDHIGEIEVTKQNDSFHVKLAIVTDEGTLEIEEVMEGDV; encoded by the coding sequence GTGGCACTTTCACCAGAGGAAGAAATCGAGGAAACAGAAGAAGACGAAGAGGTGGAAACCTCAAAGACGTATCGCTTAGATTTTGAACATGGCAGGCTGACAAACGAAACCATTTCAGGCATAGAGGCGATCCGGCAATTCATTTACATGACATTGCGGACAAAGCGTTATGCACATCCTATCTACAGCCACGACATTGGCACTGAAATTCAGGAGCTTTTGACAGATACAGAAGCCACGGATGAATACAAAGAAATGGAGATTCCAAGATTGCTAGAAGAAGCACTGATCGTTGACGAGCGGATTGATCATATTGGAGAGATAGAGGTCACGAAGCAAAATGACTCGTTTCACGTCAAACTAGCCATCGTCACAGATGAGGGCACATTAGAAATAGAGGAGGTGATGGAGGGCGATGTTTGA
- a CDS encoding DinB family protein: MSLLHDARQELWQELQGLSEEQLNQKLSEDTWSIQEVADHLKKMDLVAAKHLAAEGKKAPIKEYEPKPVEMAEDRSRKATAPSIVEPEQKHVTPTHLKDELDTAREQLNQILSTFTEDDFKRVIAHPVFEELSLKQYLDFIGAHEKRHIHQIKEIKAQL, from the coding sequence ATGAGTTTATTACATGATGCAAGACAAGAATTGTGGCAGGAGCTGCAAGGGTTGAGCGAGGAACAATTAAACCAAAAGTTATCTGAAGATACTTGGAGTATTCAAGAGGTGGCAGATCATTTAAAGAAGATGGACTTAGTTGCAGCAAAGCATCTAGCTGCGGAGGGAAAAAAAGCACCGATTAAAGAATATGAGCCAAAACCGGTAGAAATGGCAGAGGATCGTTCAAGAAAAGCCACTGCGCCTAGTATTGTTGAGCCTGAGCAAAAGCATGTCACACCTACACATTTAAAGGATGAGCTTGATACAGCACGTGAGCAGCTCAATCAAATTTTATCAACGTTTACTGAAGATGATTTTAAACGTGTGATTGCACACCCTGTGTTTGAAGAGTTATCACTTAAGCAATATCTTGATTTTATCGGGGCGCACGAAAAACGTCATATTCATCAAATCAAAGAAATCAAAGCACAATTGTAA
- a CDS encoding XkdW family protein, with translation MILYEAIKYKYPDAEPQRDFELRNDGAGSYIDEWHLDVPKPTTEELIEWWEKAQMNPQYQPPLPLDFLAQEVAKEKLTRKQLEHQCDLLTNELQALKNQILLFKGENET, from the coding sequence ATGATTTTATATGAAGCCATTAAGTATAAATATCCCGATGCGGAACCGCAAAGGGATTTTGAACTAAGAAATGACGGTGCTGGCTCGTATATAGACGAATGGCATCTCGATGTGCCTAAGCCAACGACTGAAGAATTGATAGAATGGTGGGAGAAAGCTCAAATGAATCCACAATATCAACCACCTCTTCCACTTGATTTTCTAGCGCAGGAAGTAGCAAAAGAAAAGTTGACGAGAAAACAGCTTGAACACCAATGTGACCTTTTAACGAACGAACTGCAGGCACTAAAAAATCAGATCCTTTTATTTAAAGGAGAGAATGAAACATGA
- a CDS encoding phage holin, whose product MKTFDKGTVIRTVLLFLALINQTLVMFGQTVLPISEEQVQTAGEALYIAGSTIFTMITAMIAWFKNNYVTYKGQLQKDALKQRGLTK is encoded by the coding sequence ATGAAAACATTCGACAAAGGCACTGTGATTCGCACAGTGCTTCTTTTTCTTGCACTCATCAACCAAACACTTGTAATGTTTGGGCAAACAGTTTTGCCGATTAGTGAGGAGCAAGTGCAAACCGCAGGAGAGGCACTTTATATTGCAGGTTCCACGATTTTCACCATGATCACAGCAATGATCGCTTGGTTTAAAAACAATTATGTGACCTACAAAGGACAGCTGCAAAAAGATGCCCTGAAACAAAGAGGGCTAACAAAATAA
- a CDS encoding BhlA/UviB family holin-like peptide produces MEVDVVQNLMTQGPFAVLFCWILFYVLNTTKERENKLNAQIEAQNEVLAKFSEKYDVVIDKLDKIERNLK; encoded by the coding sequence TTGGAAGTGGATGTCGTCCAAAACTTAATGACACAAGGCCCATTTGCCGTTCTCTTTTGCTGGATTCTGTTTTATGTTCTCAATACAACAAAAGAAAGAGAAAATAAGCTCAATGCACAAATCGAGGCGCAAAATGAAGTGTTAGCGAAGTTTAGTGAGAAATATGACGTCGTCATCGACAAACTCGATAAAATTGAACGGAATTTAAAATAG
- a CDS encoding iron-containing alcohol dehydrogenase has translation MTLNMKIESMQKFHTFEIPTVIKHGIGAVKHVGEEVKAYGVSKVLLVTDPGIYQAGVVNPVIASLKEAQIDVVLFDKVEPNPPVRLVNEGSALYEKEGCNGLVAVGGGSSMDTAKAIGVEATHEGSVLDYEAADGKKPLENRIPPLTTIPTTAGTGSEVTQWAVITDEEREFKFNTGGPLIAAHLTVIDPELHVSMPPHVTAMTGIDALAHAIECYTMKFAQPITDAVALMAIEYAAHYIRRAFADGEDLEARYGMAQAAMLAGLSYGSESAGAAHAMSQTLGGIIPVAHGQCVAAMMGPVMEYNWKGYPEKFARIAQAFGIDTSRMSTEEAAKAAVNWMYDLVEDLEVPSLEEQGVSKDMIDRLSKEAMKDPQTVGNPRDLNEKAYNWIYARCFDLTPKTV, from the coding sequence ATGACATTAAATATGAAAATTGAAAGCATGCAAAAATTCCATACATTTGAAATTCCGACTGTCATCAAGCATGGCATTGGTGCGGTGAAACATGTTGGAGAAGAAGTGAAAGCATACGGCGTCTCAAAGGTATTGCTCGTAACAGACCCTGGTATTTATCAAGCGGGTGTTGTGAATCCAGTGATTGCTTCATTAAAAGAAGCTCAAATTGATGTTGTCCTATTTGATAAAGTAGAGCCAAACCCTCCAGTACGTTTAGTGAATGAAGGCTCAGCGTTATATGAAAAAGAAGGCTGTAATGGATTAGTCGCAGTAGGCGGCGGAAGCTCGATGGATACAGCGAAGGCTATCGGTGTAGAGGCGACTCATGAAGGCTCAGTTCTTGATTACGAAGCAGCAGATGGGAAAAAACCGCTCGAAAATAGAATCCCTCCGTTAACCACCATTCCGACAACGGCTGGTACAGGTTCAGAGGTGACGCAGTGGGCGGTTATTACTGACGAAGAAAGAGAATTCAAATTCAATACAGGGGGACCGCTTATTGCAGCTCACCTAACAGTGATTGATCCAGAGCTTCATGTATCCATGCCGCCTCATGTGACGGCAATGACTGGAATTGATGCACTTGCGCACGCCATCGAATGCTATACAATGAAATTTGCTCAGCCAATTACGGATGCGGTGGCGCTCATGGCAATTGAATATGCTGCTCATTATATTCGCCGTGCCTTTGCTGACGGCGAGGATTTAGAAGCAAGATATGGAATGGCACAAGCTGCGATGCTTGCAGGACTTTCTTATGGAAGTGAATCAGCTGGTGCAGCACATGCGATGAGTCAAACACTCGGAGGCATTATTCCTGTAGCGCATGGACAGTGTGTAGCAGCGATGATGGGACCAGTGATGGAGTATAACTGGAAAGGATACCCGGAAAAATTTGCTCGAATTGCGCAAGCATTCGGTATCGATACAAGCAGAATGTCAACAGAGGAAGCAGCGAAAGCAGCTGTGAACTGGATGTATGATTTAGTGGAGGATCTAGAAGTTCCTTCATTAGAAGAACAAGGTGTATCAAAAGATATGATTGACCGTTTATCTAAAGAAGCGATGAAAGATCCGCAAACAGTTGGAAATCCAAGAGATCTAAACGAAAAAGCATACAACTGGATTTATGCACGCTGCTTTGATTTAACACCTAAAACAGTCTAA
- the cudC gene encoding choline uptake/conversion transcriptional regulator CudC translates to MKKHEQPQAEERILAAKDLVIDSIAETMDLYGITRSAGILYGTMYLNEEMTLDEMREELQMSKPSMSTGVKKLQDMNIVKKTFHRGRRKHSFVAEKDFFKFFMNFFPQKWEREVEVNLAAIEEAQERLQDVARDGQIEEHVRDEAQQILEQLESSKAYYDWLRRLAHSVHSGEIFDYIPINQKEK, encoded by the coding sequence ATGAAAAAGCATGAACAGCCACAAGCAGAAGAACGCATTTTAGCGGCTAAAGATCTAGTCATTGATTCCATAGCTGAAACGATGGATCTCTATGGTATTACAAGAAGTGCCGGTATCCTATATGGGACAATGTATTTAAATGAGGAAATGACGCTAGATGAAATGCGTGAAGAGCTGCAAATGAGTAAGCCAAGTATGAGTACGGGTGTGAAAAAACTTCAAGACATGAATATTGTCAAAAAAACCTTTCACCGCGGCCGAAGAAAACATAGCTTTGTTGCTGAGAAAGACTTTTTTAAGTTTTTCATGAACTTTTTCCCGCAAAAATGGGAGCGAGAGGTCGAAGTCAATTTAGCGGCGATTGAAGAAGCGCAAGAGCGCCTTCAAGATGTGGCTCGTGATGGGCAGATAGAGGAACATGTGAGAGATGAGGCGCAGCAGATCCTTGAACAACTTGAAAGCTCAAAAGCCTATTATGACTGGCTCAGACGATTAGCCCACTCTGTTCATTCCGGAGAAATCTTTGACTATATACCGATTAATCAGAAAGAAAAATAG
- a CDS encoding pyocin knob domain-containing protein: MEIKEPKPFEVNDKAHADLFNDMVKVLLENDTGLLEQLTNHTNDTRPHISEAEKKKWNDSQSYKITADNGNQLINVQANARIFDAIKDKGTCTFYAAAGVEDSPTPTNVSIRGLQTVGEENIGSGFAIDSSGNAYFFSYNAGHTSMTWTKLPTESDKKRWDNGQLIKITQDNGKPFYHGFASETDYNTLTQTGMYLIYNPGVNGPPSFNLVFLLVMSYGNTLIQIAYESVYGKNTYFRVRKQDAETWTPWEKQITLSDLLEGTWETPKEFRNNWTEYNSSTMPVKYRKNLSGEVEIVGAVKGGDLGNKPVFILPKEYCPRQAHFFIGVASSIGTSGVPQFHRTLIDKDGNVCVQSSSNNVNPTEFITFGFKFSTR, encoded by the coding sequence ATGGAAATAAAAGAACCAAAACCTTTTGAGGTAAATGATAAAGCGCATGCTGATTTGTTCAATGACATGGTCAAAGTATTACTTGAAAATGATACTGGACTATTAGAGCAGCTCACAAACCATACAAATGATACGAGACCACATATATCTGAGGCAGAAAAGAAAAAATGGAACGATTCGCAGAGCTATAAGATTACAGCAGATAATGGGAATCAGCTAATCAATGTGCAGGCCAATGCAAGGATCTTTGATGCGATTAAAGATAAAGGAACATGTACATTTTATGCAGCTGCTGGCGTCGAAGATTCTCCTACACCAACTAATGTCTCGATAAGGGGTCTGCAGACAGTAGGTGAGGAGAATATTGGATCTGGCTTTGCGATTGATAGTTCAGGTAATGCTTATTTTTTCAGTTATAATGCCGGGCATACATCTATGACATGGACAAAGCTGCCTACTGAAAGCGATAAGAAAAGGTGGGACAACGGTCAGCTAATAAAAATTACACAAGATAATGGAAAGCCCTTTTATCATGGATTTGCTAGTGAGACAGACTATAATACCCTTACTCAGACAGGAATGTATCTCATATATAATCCTGGAGTAAACGGTCCACCATCCTTTAATCTAGTCTTTTTACTGGTCATGAGTTACGGCAATACATTAATACAAATAGCGTACGAATCTGTTTATGGGAAAAACACGTACTTTAGAGTTCGTAAACAGGATGCAGAAACATGGACTCCTTGGGAGAAGCAGATTACCCTATCAGATCTATTAGAAGGTACTTGGGAAACACCTAAAGAGTTTCGTAATAATTGGACGGAATATAACTCTAGTACGATGCCAGTGAAATATCGCAAGAATCTTTCAGGGGAAGTTGAGATCGTAGGTGCTGTAAAAGGGGGAGATTTAGGAAATAAGCCAGTTTTTATTTTGCCTAAAGAATATTGTCCAAGACAGGCGCATTTTTTTATAGGAGTCGCTTCAAGTATAGGGACTTCAGGAGTGCCTCAATTCCACCGTACGTTAATTGATAAAGATGGAAATGTGTGTGTGCAATCTTCTTCAAATAACGTCAATCCAACTGAGTTTATTACATTTGGTTTTAAGTTCAGTACAAGATGA
- a CDS encoding phage tail-collar fiber domain-containing protein, which yields MADQLTVTTLYARQQMAKARAEGTNLTKVVKMAFGNGGTKDGKPISLDGTEQTLKKELVQKNIDSFTFMEPAKIRYTCTIAEGELAGEVINEMALVDEAGKFTAIRTMTDKQKDGDIEFVFEIDDIY from the coding sequence ATGGCTGATCAATTAACCGTAACAACACTGTACGCACGTCAACAAATGGCAAAGGCAAGAGCAGAAGGAACAAATCTCACAAAAGTCGTCAAAATGGCATTCGGAAACGGGGGAACAAAGGATGGAAAACCGATCTCTCTTGACGGTACAGAACAAACACTCAAAAAAGAACTAGTTCAAAAAAACATTGATTCGTTTACCTTTATGGAACCAGCAAAAATCCGCTACACCTGCACAATCGCCGAAGGAGAACTAGCAGGAGAAGTCATCAACGAAATGGCACTTGTCGACGAAGCCGGCAAATTCACCGCCATCCGTACCATGACAGACAAACAAAAAGACGGCGACATCGAATTCGTTTTTGAGATTGATGATATTTATTAA
- a CDS encoding YmfQ family protein, with protein sequence MSKQDEMKSYLPPYFTEIYEVDHLLKTEAPEFEQLDESIFDVTDQFFPLTATWGLNRWERILKVQRESDDSIELRRARLLNMMSNIPPITYLSLEKSVNRFLKNPSAIIRLTTNRYHFALRVNLDDLQNTRYIVEILETVKPAHLAYTFTGIHHTDVHEKNEHHQRLTLRSRVGFFDHIPILLNGEFVLNGTFYLSGIRGTTDVPARFRHSLKMRIPLEHEPETTYRMNYVMTGAAHETKQAQALTLHAKNQLPHHTKKRMTFRLPVQVQNEQNGSVLIKDHYWILDGSIPLDGSKMLAATSKKIEL encoded by the coding sequence TTGAGCAAACAGGATGAAATGAAAAGCTACTTGCCGCCGTATTTTACAGAGATTTATGAAGTGGATCATTTACTAAAGACAGAGGCGCCGGAGTTTGAGCAATTGGACGAATCTATTTTTGACGTAACGGATCAATTCTTTCCTTTAACAGCGACGTGGGGATTGAATAGGTGGGAAAGAATACTCAAGGTGCAGCGGGAATCAGATGATTCAATTGAACTGCGCAGGGCACGCTTACTCAATATGATGTCGAATATTCCGCCGATCACGTATCTTTCATTAGAGAAATCAGTGAATCGATTTCTCAAGAATCCAAGTGCCATCATCCGTCTCACAACCAATCGCTATCATTTCGCTTTACGTGTGAACCTAGATGATCTGCAAAACACAAGATATATTGTAGAAATACTTGAAACGGTAAAGCCAGCGCACTTGGCGTATACGTTTACCGGCATCCATCATACCGATGTTCATGAAAAAAATGAACATCACCAGAGGCTCACATTGCGAAGCAGAGTGGGTTTTTTCGATCATATCCCGATTTTACTCAATGGTGAATTTGTATTAAATGGTACGTTCTACCTCAGCGGGATTCGAGGCACAACGGATGTTCCTGCTCGTTTTCGGCATTCGTTGAAAATGAGAATACCGCTTGAACATGAGCCGGAAACAACATATCGCATGAATTATGTCATGACTGGGGCAGCGCATGAAACGAAGCAAGCACAAGCACTGACTTTGCACGCAAAGAACCAGCTTCCGCATCACACCAAAAAGAGGATGACGTTCCGCCTGCCAGTACAAGTTCAAAATGAACAGAACGGCAGCGTACTGATCAAGGATCACTACTGGATTCTCGATGGATCTATTCCGCTTGACGGGTCAAAAATGCTAGCAGCAACTTCTAAAAAAATAGAGCTATAA
- the betB gene encoding betaine-aldehyde dehydrogenase produces MSQTLFIDGQWVGAKSGDTRDIINPFNQEVIATVSEGSRNDTQLAIKAARKAFDQGDWANLPGLERGNIVFKIAELIRRDLDELAKLESLDTGKTLEESKADMDDIANVFQYYAGLADKDGGEIIASPIPNSKSELVREPVGVCGQITPWNYPLLQASWKIAPALAAGNTIVLKPSEITPLTTIKVFKLMEEAGVPSGVANLVLGPGTTVGDELAVNDQVDLISFTGGIETGKKIMQGASGNVKKIALELGGKNPNIVFQDADLDVAVDQAMNAVFFHAGQVCSAGSRLLVEESIHDEFLEELVKRTKKIKLGNGFDEGTQSGPLISAEHREKVEKYVSIGLEEGAKLETGGKRPEAEELQNGFFYLPTIFSGCTSDMRIVQEEVFGPVLTVESFRSEEEVIELANDTIYGLAGAVWSSDIAKAERVARQLRLGTVWINDFHPYFAQAPWGGYKQSGLGRELGRTGLEEYTELKHLYRNTKPEAVHWFK; encoded by the coding sequence ATGAGTCAAACACTATTTATAGATGGACAATGGGTTGGCGCCAAGAGCGGCGACACACGGGACATCATCAATCCATTCAATCAAGAAGTGATCGCGACAGTCAGTGAAGGATCAAGAAATGACACGCAGCTAGCCATTAAAGCAGCGAGAAAAGCCTTCGATCAAGGTGATTGGGCAAACCTGCCTGGACTTGAAAGAGGAAATATTGTGTTTAAGATTGCTGAATTGATTAGACGTGACCTTGATGAACTAGCCAAATTAGAATCGCTTGATACAGGCAAAACATTAGAAGAAAGCAAGGCGGATATGGACGATATTGCAAACGTGTTCCAATATTACGCAGGACTTGCTGACAAAGATGGCGGGGAAATTATTGCATCGCCAATTCCGAACTCAAAAAGTGAACTAGTTAGAGAGCCTGTTGGCGTATGCGGACAAATCACTCCTTGGAACTATCCATTGCTTCAAGCAAGCTGGAAAATCGCTCCTGCTCTTGCAGCGGGGAATACCATCGTCTTAAAGCCAAGTGAAATTACACCATTAACCACGATTAAAGTATTCAAACTTATGGAAGAAGCCGGCGTACCATCGGGCGTTGCAAACCTAGTGCTTGGACCTGGGACAACGGTTGGGGATGAGCTTGCTGTAAACGATCAAGTGGATTTAATTTCGTTTACAGGCGGTATTGAAACAGGCAAGAAAATCATGCAGGGAGCCAGTGGGAATGTGAAGAAAATCGCCCTTGAGCTCGGCGGGAAAAATCCGAATATTGTGTTTCAAGATGCTGATTTAGACGTAGCGGTTGACCAGGCAATGAATGCTGTGTTTTTCCATGCGGGGCAAGTGTGTTCAGCAGGTTCACGCTTGTTAGTGGAAGAATCCATTCATGATGAATTTTTAGAAGAACTGGTGAAGCGTACGAAAAAAATCAAGCTAGGCAACGGCTTTGATGAAGGAACGCAGAGCGGGCCGCTTATCTCAGCTGAGCATCGAGAAAAAGTAGAAAAATACGTCAGCATCGGTCTAGAAGAAGGCGCAAAATTAGAAACAGGCGGAAAACGTCCTGAAGCAGAGGAGCTTCAAAATGGGTTCTTCTACTTGCCAACAATTTTCTCAGGCTGTACATCAGATATGCGGATTGTACAGGAAGAAGTCTTTGGACCAGTACTCACTGTCGAATCCTTCCGTTCAGAGGAAGAAGTCATCGAGCTGGCAAACGACACGATTTATGGTTTAGCAGGAGCGGTATGGTCTTCAGATATCGCAAAAGCGGAAAGAGTTGCTCGTCAGCTAAGGTTAGGCACTGTTTGGATCAATGACTTCCATCCTTATTTTGCTCAAGCACCGTGGGGCGGATATAAGCAATCAGGTCTCGGACGTGAGTTAGGCCGAACGGGTCTTGAAGAATATACCGAACTGAAACATTTATATAGAAATACAAAACCTGAAGCGGTTCATTGGTTTAAATAA
- a CDS encoding peptidoglycan recognition protein family protein → MVKIIQAYIPKHNRNRPGNVMKPLYITVHNTSNTARGADAASHAAFVARSSTGVSWHYTVDDQVIYQHLPLNENGWHAGDGRGTGNMKSIGIEICENAEGNFEQAVENAQWLIRKLMGDFGIPLSNVVPHKHWSGKDCPRKLLGRWEQFKAGIAIAHTGSKSTRKPVQAESLSHKAPVSKQKSSKLPSSILKVTKPLTKGPQVTAVQKALSSLYFYPEKGAKNNGIDGYYGPKTANAVKRFQLMNGLVADGIYGPKTKNRIEQLQNK, encoded by the coding sequence ATGGTAAAGATCATTCAAGCATACATCCCAAAGCACAATCGCAACAGGCCAGGAAACGTGATGAAGCCGCTCTATATTACAGTGCATAATACATCTAACACTGCAAGAGGTGCAGATGCGGCGAGTCACGCAGCATTTGTTGCACGTTCAAGTACCGGCGTCAGCTGGCACTACACCGTCGACGATCAGGTGATTTATCAGCATTTACCATTAAACGAAAACGGCTGGCACGCTGGGGATGGCAGAGGAACCGGCAATATGAAATCAATTGGGATTGAGATTTGTGAAAACGCAGAGGGCAACTTTGAACAAGCAGTTGAAAACGCCCAATGGCTCATTCGAAAGCTGATGGGAGATTTCGGGATTCCTTTATCAAATGTGGTGCCTCATAAGCATTGGAGCGGGAAAGATTGTCCAAGGAAACTGCTCGGACGGTGGGAGCAGTTTAAAGCTGGAATAGCCATAGCTCATACTGGCAGCAAAAGCACAAGAAAACCAGTTCAGGCAGAAAGCTTGAGCCACAAAGCACCCGTCTCCAAACAGAAATCGTCAAAGCTGCCATCTAGCATTTTAAAAGTAACCAAACCCTTAACAAAAGGACCTCAAGTCACAGCGGTGCAAAAAGCATTATCTTCCCTGTATTTTTATCCGGAAAAAGGAGCCAAAAACAACGGGATAGATGGCTATTATGGACCGAAAACAGCGAATGCGGTTAAGCGATTCCAGCTCATGAATGGATTAGTTGCAGACGGAATTTACGGACCGAAAACGAAGAACAGAATTGAACAATTGCAGAATAAGTGA
- a CDS encoding XkdX family protein yields the protein MNYWVMALYFQWVTPKMVKQAIELGDCSIEELNEGCQQRMLTLEQLQEIDPSFKAKE from the coding sequence ATGAATTATTGGGTAATGGCATTATATTTTCAATGGGTGACACCTAAAATGGTCAAGCAAGCGATTGAACTAGGTGACTGTTCAATTGAAGAATTAAATGAAGGCTGTCAGCAAAGGATGCTCACTTTAGAGCAACTACAAGAGATCGATCCAAGCTTCAAAGCGAAGGAGTGA